One window from the genome of Osmerus eperlanus chromosome 1, fOsmEpe2.1, whole genome shotgun sequence encodes:
- the il17rd gene encoding interleukin-17 receptor D → MAARARLFYLLTTLYLFFNNFSASPATGTKTETSEKCNYKVLQSSSDESGRRLGITLRNDNCSLNWNPLGKHAIHEVTNVTFSHLACDSQAAVVVHWMPSPLGIEHIKGFRVYLEDKNPEGKQCQHMILKEPRQLNFSYKNVRLSSQPFPGLAFETDYMVRVVPFPTFMNDSFFPPSFLRTNSCEVLLGPDNLVCKPFWKPKSLNISQLGSSLHVAFDPAPSTFGFSIYYLYYKLRQEGPFRLKRCKPEFTLPKTTCVLQDVIPGTYAIELRDDSNNTRRQAQYHVSQVHSPWAGPIRAMAITVPLVVMSAFATLFTVMCRKKQQENIYSHLDEESSESSSHVTALNADRPRPRPKVFVCYSSKDCPKHQAVIQSFAFFLQDFCGCEVVLDLWEHLEICKEGQMSWLSRQIDEAHCIITVCSRGLKHYVEKRSRKGKAPASRAASGSTGSPGVAGSGGAELFIVAVAMIAEKLREACQSSQDLSRFMAVYFDYSQESDVPTLLGLAPRYKLMDQLPQMFSRLHSRQPGPAEHEPQPLNVSKRNYFRSKSGRSLYVAICNMHQHVATEPDWFERRLMPAPLPAPPLPPQSLRTASTSDSVCSSATPPLEKFDSGLVLNEVVFKSPSEGEGTLRRNVLVLPPSLSLGHCSLPGPSSCQAHGETSGAGGPSSHGGYPPLRTSPQGDGSASPPEMPRDSGIYDSSVPSSELSIPLMEGLSPDQADTSSLADSESSSSGLGDEEPPAVGSLHCSVPTVCKAALHPHHHPEQSEGLTPVAPF, encoded by the exons GTGCTCCAGTCCAGCTCTGACGAGAGTGGCCGCAGGCTCGGGATCACGCTCCGCAATGACA ACTGCTCCCTGAACTGGAACCCGCTGGGGAAACACGCCATCCATGAGGTGACCAACGTGACCTTCAGCCACTTGGCCTGTGACAGCCAGGCTGCTGTGGTGGTTCACTGGATGCCCAGTCCCCTAG GTATCGAACACATCAAGGGGTTCAGGGTGTACCTGGAGGACAAGAACCCAGAGGGGAAGCAGTGTCAACACATGATCCTCAAAGAGCCACGCCAGCTAAACTTCTCCTACAAGAACGTG AGGCTGAGCTCGCAGCCCTTTCCTGGCCTGGCCTTTGAGACGGACTACATGGTCCGGGTCGTGCCCTTCCCCACCTTCATGAACGATAGCTTCTTTCCCCCATCCTTCCTCAGGACCAACT cctgcgaGGTGCTTCTGGGACCAGACAACCTTGTATGCAAACCAT TCTGGAAGCCTAAGAGCCTCAACATCTCCCAGCTTGGCTCCAGTCTGCACGTGGCGTttgaccctgccccctccaccttTGGCTTCAGCATCTACTACCTGTACTACAAGCTCCGCCAGGAAGGCCCCTTCAGGTTGAAACGCTGCAAACCG GAATTCACTTTGCCTAAAACAACGTGTGTCCTCCAAGATGTAATACCAGGGACTTATGCAATAGAG CTGAGAGATGACAGCAACAACACCAGGAGACAGGCTCAGTACCATGTCAGCCaag TCCACTCCCCGTGGGCGGGGCCTATCCGAGCCATGGCCATCACTGTCCCTCTGGTGGTCATGTCGGCCTTCGCCACACTCTTCACTGTCATGTGTCGCAAGAAGCAACAAG AGAACATTTACTCCCACCTGGACGAGGAGAGCTCCGAGTCGTCCTCTCACGTCACGGCGCTGAACGCCGACCGACCCCGACCCAGACCCAAGGTGTTCGTCTGCTACTCCTCCAAGGACTGCCCCAAACACCAGGCCGTCATCCAGAGCTTCGCCTTCTTCCTCCAGGACTTCTGTGGTTGTGAG GTGGTGCTGGACCTGTGGGAGCACCTGGAGATCTGTAAGGAGGGCCAGATGTCGTGGCTGAGCCGGCAGATAGACGAGGCTCACTGCATCATCACTGTCTGCTCCAGGGGCCTGAAGCACTATGTGGAG AAGAGGAGCCGTAAGGGCAAGGCCCCGGCTAGCCGAGCGGCCTCCGGCAGCACCGGTTCCCCGGGCGTGGCTGGCTCCGGCGGCGCCGAGCTCTTCATCGTGGCCGTGGCCATGATCGCAGAGAAGCTGCGCGAGGCCTGCCAGAGCTCCCAGGACCTGTCTCGCTTCATGGCGGTGTACTTCGACTACTCCCAGGAGAGCGACGTGCCCACGCTCCTCGGCCTGGCGCCCAGGTACAAGCTGATGGACCAGCTGCCCCAGATGTTCTCCCGCCTCCACTCCCGCCAGCCCGGCCCGGCCGAGCACGAGCCGCAGCCCCTCAACGTCTCCAAGAGGAACTACTTCCGGAGCAAGTCGGGCCGCTCGCTCTACGTGGCCATCTGCAACATGCACCAGCACGTGGCCACCGAGCCCGACTGGTTCGAGAGGCGGCTGATGCCGGCGCCGctccccgctccccctctcccgcccCAGAGCCTCCGCACAGCCTCCACCTCCGACTCCGTGTGCAGCTCGGCCACTCCTCCCCTGGAGAAGTTTGACTCGGGGCTGGTGCTCAACGAGGTGGTCTTCAAGTCTCCTTCGGAGGGCGAGGGGACCCTGAGGAGGAATGTTCTGGTGctgccccccagcctcagcctgggACACTGCTCCCTGCCCGGGCCCAGCTCCTGCCAGGCCCATGGGGAGACCTCCGGGGCTGGGGGCCCCTCCTCGCATGGTGGCTACCCGCCCCTTAGAACCTCTCCCCAGGGGGACGGCTCTGCCAGCCCCCCTGAGATGCCCCGGGACTCGGGCATCTACGACTCGTCCGTGCCGTCATCAGAGCTGTCCATCCCCCTGATGGAAGGGCTGTCCCCAGACCAAGCTGACACCTCCTCCCTGGCCGACAGCGAATCCTCCTCCTCGGGACTGG gagACGAAGAGCCCCCTGCTGTTGGTTCCCTGCATTGCAGCGTCCCCACCGTGTGTAAAGCCGCActgcacccccaccaccacccagagCAGAGTGAAGGACTGACTCCTGTAGCACCCTTTTAG